From one Streptomyces chromofuscus genomic stretch:
- a CDS encoding MFS transporter has protein sequence MGTETVRTAAADDAAGRRREQRGWYFYDWACSVYSTSVLTVFLGPYLTSVAEAAADADGFVHPLGIPVRAGSFFAYSVSLSVIVAVLVMPLVGAAADRTGRKKPLLGAAAYLGAAATAGMFLLDGDRYLLGGVLLVVANAAQSVAMMLYNSYLPQIAPPEERDAVSSRGWAFGYAAGALVLVANLVLYLAHDTFGVSESMAVRICLASAGLWWGAFALIPLRRLRDRRSPARETTVTGWRQLAATIRDMRRHPLTLSFLLAYLVYNDGIQTVITQASVYGSKELGLGQSTLIGAVLLVQVLAVFGALGLGRLARRYGAKRAILGSLIAWTVILAAGYFLPAGAPVWFFVLAAGIGLVLGGSQALSRSLFSHLVPPGKEAEYFSAYELSDRGMSWLGPLLFGLTYQLTGSYRDAIISLVAFFVLGFVLLARVPVRRAVAEAGNPVPEPI, from the coding sequence GTGGGCACCGAGACCGTGCGGACAGCGGCGGCCGACGACGCGGCCGGACGGCGGCGCGAGCAGCGCGGCTGGTACTTCTACGACTGGGCGTGCTCCGTCTATTCGACGAGCGTGCTCACCGTCTTCCTGGGCCCCTACCTGACATCGGTGGCCGAGGCGGCGGCGGACGCGGACGGCTTCGTCCACCCACTGGGGATCCCGGTCCGCGCCGGGTCCTTCTTCGCCTACTCGGTGTCCCTGTCGGTGATCGTGGCCGTGCTGGTGATGCCCCTGGTGGGCGCCGCCGCCGACCGCACCGGCCGCAAGAAGCCGCTCCTGGGCGCCGCCGCCTACCTCGGCGCCGCGGCCACGGCGGGCATGTTCCTACTGGACGGCGACCGCTATCTGCTCGGCGGCGTCCTGCTGGTCGTCGCGAACGCCGCGCAGTCGGTGGCGATGATGCTCTACAACTCCTACCTGCCGCAGATCGCCCCGCCCGAGGAACGCGACGCGGTCTCCTCCCGCGGCTGGGCCTTCGGCTACGCGGCAGGGGCCCTGGTCCTGGTGGCCAACCTGGTCCTCTACCTCGCCCACGACACCTTCGGCGTCTCGGAGAGCATGGCCGTGCGCATCTGCCTGGCCTCGGCGGGTCTGTGGTGGGGCGCGTTCGCGCTGATCCCGCTGCGGCGCCTGCGCGACCGCCGCTCCCCCGCGCGCGAGACGACGGTCACCGGCTGGCGGCAGCTCGCGGCGACGATCCGCGACATGCGCCGCCATCCGCTGACGCTGTCCTTCCTGCTGGCGTATCTCGTCTACAACGACGGCATCCAGACGGTGATCACCCAGGCGTCCGTCTACGGCTCGAAGGAGCTGGGCCTCGGCCAGTCGACGCTCATCGGGGCGGTCCTGCTCGTCCAGGTCCTCGCGGTGTTCGGGGCGCTGGGGCTGGGGCGGCTGGCCCGGCGGTACGGCGCGAAGCGCGCCATCCTGGGCTCGCTGATCGCCTGGACGGTCATCCTGGCCGCCGGGTACTTCCTGCCCGCCGGGGCACCGGTGTGGTTCTTCGTGCTGGCGGCCGGGATCGGCCTCGTCCTCGGCGGCAGTCAGGCCCTGTCCCGTTCGCTCTTCTCCCACCTGGTCCCGCCCGGCAAGGAGGCCGAGTACTTCTCGGCGTACGAGCTGAGCGACCGCGGGATGAGCTGGCTGGGGCCGCTGCTGTTCGGGCTCACCTACCAGCTGACCGGGAGCTACCGGGACGCGATCATCTCGCTGGTGGCGTTCTTCGTGCTCGGGTTCGTGCTGCTGGCGCGGGTGCCGGTGCGGCGTGCCGTCGCGGAGGCGGGGAACCCGGTCCCGGAACCGATTTAG